A region from the Gossypium hirsutum isolate 1008001.06 chromosome A08, Gossypium_hirsutum_v2.1, whole genome shotgun sequence genome encodes:
- the LOC107909234 gene encoding V-type proton ATPase subunit c''1: MSRTSMVGDSSSWSTALVKISPYTFSAIGIAIAIGVSVLGAAWGIYITGSSLIGAAIKAPRITSKNLISVIFCEAVAIYGVIVAIILQTKLESVPSSQIYAPESLRAGYAIFASGIIVGFANLVCGLCVGIIGSSCALSDAQNSSLFVKILVIEIFGSALGLFGVIVGIIMSAQATWPAKSV, from the exons ATGTCAAGAACGTCAATGGTAGGAGATTCAAGCTCCTGGTCCACCGCTCTCGTCAAGATTTCACCTTACACTTTCTCCGCCATCGGTATCGCAATCGCCATCGGTGTCTCCGTCCTCGGCGCTGCATG ggGAATATACATAACTGGGAGTAGTTTAATCGGTGCTGCTATTAAAGCTCCTCGAATCACTTCCAAGAATCTAATTAG TGTAATCTTTTGTGAAGCTGTTGCTATATATGGTGTAATTGTTGCAATTATTTTACAAACAAAGTTAGAGAGTGTTCCATCATCACAGATATATGCGCCTGAGTCTCTTAGAGCAGGATATGCAATCTTTGCTTCGGGAATTATTGTTGGCTTTGCAAATCTTGTTTGCGG ATTATGCGTAGGAATAATTGGAAGCAGCTGTGCACTGTCTGATGCACAGAACTCGTCACTTTTTGTGAAGATTCTTGTGATTGAGATTTTTGGCAGTGCACTTGGATTATTTGGAGTGATTGTAGGTATAATCATGTCAGCTCAAGCAACATGGCCTGCAAAGTCAGTGTAA